A section of the Candidatus Krumholzibacteriia bacterium genome encodes:
- the flgB gene encoding flagellar basal body rod protein FlgB: MDAISNLIDAGNVPLLRKALSAYAMRHRVVAENIANVETQGYQAQRVQFEQLLEERDGPGPSGLRTHPSHLPIGQPDRMPEPEVELDPTPFDNGVNNVDIEGESLAEAENLLMYNMATRMLSAKYDGLRRAISGRNG; this comes from the coding sequence ATGGACGCGATTTCGAATCTGATCGACGCCGGTAACGTGCCGCTGCTGCGCAAGGCCCTCTCGGCCTACGCCATGCGTCACCGCGTGGTGGCCGAGAACATCGCGAACGTGGAGACCCAGGGCTACCAGGCACAGCGGGTGCAGTTCGAGCAGCTACTCGAGGAAAGGGATGGGCCCGGGCCGAGTGGCCTCCGCACACATCCCTCGCACCTGCCGATCGGCCAGCCCGATCGTATGCCGGAGCCCGAGGTGGAACTCGATCCGACCCCCTTCGACAACGGGGTCAACAACGTGGACATCGAGGGCGAGTCCCTGGCGGAGGCCGAGAACCTGCTCATGTACAACATGGCCACACGCATGCTCAGTGCGAAGTACGACGGACTGCGCCGCGCGATCAGCGGTCGCAATGGTTAG
- the flgC gene encoding flagellar basal body rod protein FlgC gives MRIFGNMHVSASGLRGMRARMNAIAENIANVETTRTPEGGPYRRKQVVLQQAEPTQAPPMPTREVTGFDDLLRTHREHLRMVELGSGRELPQGSRLEITEAEDAQPFKLVHNPAHPDADEQGYVLMPNIDLVREFVDLISAQRAYEANVTAIEGAKDMFMRALEI, from the coding sequence CTGAGGATCTTCGGAAACATGCATGTCTCGGCCTCGGGCCTGCGCGGGATGCGGGCGCGGATGAACGCCATTGCCGAGAACATCGCGAACGTCGAGACCACGCGGACCCCGGAGGGCGGTCCCTACCGGCGCAAGCAGGTCGTCCTGCAACAGGCCGAGCCGACGCAGGCTCCGCCGATGCCGACACGCGAGGTGACCGGATTCGACGATCTGTTGCGCACGCATCGCGAGCACCTGCGGATGGTCGAGCTGGGGAGCGGGCGCGAGCTTCCGCAGGGTTCACGCCTCGAGATCACCGAGGCCGAGGACGCACAGCCCTTCAAGCTGGTCCACAACCCGGCACACCCCGACGCCGACGAGCAGGGCTACGTCCTGATGCCGAACATCGACCTGGTGCGGGAGTTCGTCGACCTGATCTCGGCCCAACGGGCCTACGAAGCCAACGTGACCGCGATCGAGGGCGCGAAGGACATGTTCATGCGCGCGCTGGAGATCTAG
- the fliF gene encoding flagellar basal-body MS-ring/collar protein FliF produces MEFIQNLLHRLKLSWTTMSFNQRVITGMVAGAALTSVVVFALWVDDESMVVLYSNLEAESAASVMDFLDQEGATYRVGAGGRTIEVTAAEVDRLRLRIAGERLVGDGHFSWADFIADGRMGRTQRELDAGERYAMEGELARSIETIDAIERARVHLNMSPRTAFVRTGHGKASASVVVTLRRRMQPSRGQVESVQHLVAGYVPELDPSAVTVIETSTGRALAGLGGDSATAQSNDQLRAQRELEKELVSKASEMLGSILGQEGYTVRVNADLDFEELERVAETYDPNTVVRSEGVAESEDPTKSRGVTNYEVNKTVDRILKNGSTIRKLTVAVAVDGTYEEAEAEGEAPTYAPRSDDELANIRNVVAAAVGLDPGRGDTIEVVNMRFHTPPTYEPTMIEQLHWLQDLPSLVGRFLLFLVAAFLVLRLRSSLSKALGDASDPQAGANVGGAGVGGGGATGMNGEVFQGVHSEVATLEDWTRGNPDQVAELVKAFAQQED; encoded by the coding sequence ATGGAGTTCATCCAGAACCTCCTGCACCGACTGAAGCTGAGCTGGACGACCATGTCGTTCAACCAACGCGTGATCACGGGCATGGTCGCCGGGGCTGCGCTGACCAGCGTGGTGGTCTTCGCGCTGTGGGTCGACGACGAGTCGATGGTCGTGCTCTACAGCAATCTCGAGGCGGAGTCGGCGGCTTCGGTCATGGACTTCCTCGACCAGGAGGGCGCGACCTACCGCGTGGGTGCGGGAGGACGCACGATCGAGGTGACCGCCGCCGAGGTCGACCGTCTTCGGCTCCGTATCGCCGGCGAGCGACTGGTCGGCGACGGCCACTTCTCGTGGGCCGATTTCATCGCCGACGGTCGCATGGGGCGGACCCAACGCGAACTCGACGCCGGCGAACGCTACGCGATGGAGGGCGAGCTGGCCCGATCGATCGAGACGATCGATGCCATCGAGCGGGCGCGTGTCCACCTGAACATGTCGCCGCGTACGGCCTTCGTCCGGACCGGTCACGGCAAGGCCTCGGCCTCGGTCGTGGTCACCCTGCGGCGGCGCATGCAGCCGAGCCGCGGTCAGGTCGAGAGCGTCCAGCATCTCGTGGCCGGCTACGTTCCGGAACTGGATCCGAGTGCGGTGACGGTGATCGAAACGAGCACCGGGCGTGCACTGGCCGGTCTGGGTGGGGACTCGGCGACGGCGCAGAGCAACGATCAGTTGCGTGCCCAGCGCGAACTCGAGAAGGAACTGGTGTCGAAGGCCAGCGAGATGCTCGGCAGCATTCTCGGTCAGGAGGGATACACCGTCCGCGTGAATGCCGACCTCGACTTCGAGGAGCTCGAGCGGGTGGCCGAGACCTATGATCCGAACACCGTGGTCCGGTCCGAGGGCGTGGCCGAGAGCGAGGATCCCACGAAGTCGCGCGGTGTCACCAACTACGAGGTCAACAAGACCGTCGATCGGATCCTGAAGAACGGCAGCACCATCCGCAAGCTCACCGTGGCCGTGGCCGTCGACGGGACCTACGAGGAAGCCGAGGCAGAGGGCGAGGCACCCACGTACGCTCCCCGCTCCGACGACGAGCTGGCGAACATCCGGAACGTCGTTGCGGCCGCCGTCGGTCTCGATCCCGGTCGGGGGGACACGATCGAGGTCGTCAACATGCGATTCCACACGCCACCCACGTACGAGCCCACGATGATCGAGCAGCTGCATTGGCTGCAGGACCTGCCCAGCCTCGTGGGGCGCTTCCTGCTGTTCCTCGTGGCCGCGTTCCTGGTGCTCCGCCTGCGCAGCTCCCTGTCGAAGGCTCTCGGTGACGCCTCGGATCCGCAGGCCGGCGCCAATGTCGGCGGCGCGGGTGTCGGTGGTGGTGGCGCGACGGGGATGAATGGCGAGGTCTTCCAGGGCGTGCACTCCGAGGTGGCCACGCTCGAGGACTGGA
- the fliE gene encoding flagellar hook-basal body complex protein FliE, producing the protein MAAIRGVGSEILQQAYKQATAKPEPQGGGFSARLQELVGEVDRLQDHAGDMQTRALQGDDVAVHDVMIASEEAGLAFSLMVEVRNKLVEAYQELMRMQA; encoded by the coding sequence ATGGCGGCCATTCGAGGCGTGGGATCGGAGATCCTGCAACAGGCCTACAAGCAGGCGACAGCGAAGCCCGAACCCCAGGGCGGCGGTTTCTCGGCGCGTCTGCAGGAACTCGTGGGCGAGGTGGATCGGCTGCAGGATCACGCCGGCGACATGCAGACGCGCGCCCTCCAGGGCGACGACGTCGCCGTCCACGACGTCATGATCGCCTCGGAAGAGGCCGGGTTGGCCTTCTCCCTGATGGTCGAGGTCAGGAACAAGTTGGTGGAAGCCTACCAGGAACTCATGCGGATGCAGGCCTAG
- a CDS encoding HAMP domain-containing sensor histidine kinase, translating to MTETLLRALSDGTVTEDGIGLLGRMLHRFRNSLTSVRGYAELLAESDVPEERRRQWATRIIEQLERIESLQSRLDAGRQVGRPVAEHSLGMVLRAAVRRSRQRLASAAAGIDVRFDLDGDLLVRGDGEALTEAVAALVDNACEATALLPGPERAVRLTLEQDADHWTVCVEDDGPGMTPDVAERVGTAFYSRKPGHLGLGTYLSRTYLQRHDLDLGLTNASDGGTVATIRGRHLPSQPERRTPSGGRS from the coding sequence ATGACCGAGACGCTGCTGCGCGCACTGAGCGACGGAACCGTGACCGAAGACGGTATCGGTCTGCTGGGCCGCATGCTCCACCGCTTCCGCAATTCGCTGACCTCGGTCCGCGGCTACGCCGAACTGCTGGCCGAGAGCGACGTTCCGGAGGAACGGCGCCGACAGTGGGCGACACGGATCATCGAGCAGCTCGAACGTATCGAGAGCCTGCAGTCCCGGCTCGACGCCGGCCGTCAGGTCGGACGTCCCGTGGCCGAGCACTCGCTCGGCATGGTGCTGCGGGCCGCCGTACGCCGAAGTCGGCAGCGCCTCGCATCCGCAGCCGCCGGCATCGACGTCCGATTCGACCTCGACGGCGACCTCCTCGTCCGCGGCGACGGTGAGGCCCTGACCGAGGCGGTGGCCGCTCTCGTCGACAACGCCTGCGAAGCGACCGCACTGCTCCCGGGTCCGGAGCGCGCGGTGCGTCTGACACTCGAGCAGGACGCCGATCACTGGACGGTCTGCGTGGAGGACGACGGTCCGGGGATGACACCGGACGTCGCCGAGCGCGTGGGCACGGCCTTCTATTCACGAAAGCCCGGCCACCTGGGCCTCGGCACCTATCTGAGCCGGACCTACCTGCAACGCCACGACCTCGACCTCGGTCTGACCAACGCGTCGGACGGAGGAACCGTGGCGACCATTCGTGGACGGCATCTGCCGTCGCAGCCCGAACGGCGGACACCGTCAGGAGGAAGATCATGA
- a CDS encoding sigma-54 dependent transcriptional regulator, with the protein MKQSRSVLVVEDEQATRDLLRAQLAQDFEVRTAGNGEEALSSMSSRDFDLMLLDMNLPGISGLDVMKQLHELENAPTVIVVSADSNVSSAVDALREGAYDYLVKPFSMDELRATLDRASERTLLMKENQNLRKTIRRSQRFGGMLGSSPTMQELKRDIEKIADTRGTVLLTGESGTGKELAARAIHELSVRHKGPYIRINCAAIPESLLEAELFGHEKGAFTNAIARREGMFELAHGGTLLLDEVTEIAPNMQAKLLRVLQEREIMRIGGKASIKVDVRVIATSNRDLKKEVREGRFKEDFYYRLNVIPLHVPALRERREDIPMLVQHFVERACAENERSLMDVTDAAMQKIIEHSWRGNVRELENCLERSVILTENERLDRGDLRLDTEETGPGRAAHLDDSQLTLRDMERELILRRLDLTGGNRTRAAEMLGISVRTLRNKINQYRGEGLAIPG; encoded by the coding sequence ATGAAGCAATCCCGCAGCGTCCTCGTCGTCGAGGACGAGCAGGCCACGCGCGATCTCTTGCGCGCGCAGCTCGCCCAGGACTTCGAGGTGCGCACGGCAGGTAATGGCGAGGAGGCACTGTCGTCGATGTCGTCGCGAGACTTCGACCTCATGCTCCTCGACATGAATCTCCCCGGGATCTCCGGTCTCGACGTCATGAAGCAGCTCCACGAGCTCGAGAACGCACCGACGGTGATCGTCGTCTCGGCCGACTCGAACGTGAGCAGCGCCGTCGACGCCCTGCGCGAGGGCGCTTACGACTACCTGGTCAAGCCGTTCTCGATGGACGAGCTGCGGGCGACGCTCGACCGGGCCAGCGAGCGTACGCTGCTCATGAAGGAGAACCAGAACCTGCGCAAGACCATTCGTCGGTCCCAGCGCTTCGGTGGCATGCTCGGAAGCTCGCCGACCATGCAGGAGCTCAAGCGCGACATCGAGAAGATCGCCGACACGCGGGGAACGGTGCTCCTGACCGGGGAGAGCGGTACGGGGAAGGAACTGGCCGCACGCGCCATCCACGAGTTGAGCGTGCGCCACAAGGGCCCGTACATCCGCATCAACTGCGCGGCGATTCCCGAGAGCCTGCTCGAGGCCGAGCTCTTCGGCCACGAGAAGGGGGCTTTCACGAATGCCATCGCGCGGCGCGAAGGCATGTTCGAACTCGCCCACGGGGGCACCCTGCTGCTCGACGAGGTCACCGAGATCGCGCCGAACATGCAGGCCAAGCTGCTGCGTGTGCTCCAGGAGCGCGAGATCATGCGGATCGGTGGCAAGGCGTCGATCAAGGTCGACGTGCGCGTCATCGCGACCAGCAACCGCGATCTGAAGAAGGAAGTCCGGGAAGGCCGCTTCAAGGAGGACTTCTACTACCGCCTGAACGTCATTCCGCTGCACGTGCCCGCGCTGCGGGAGCGGCGTGAGGACATTCCCATGCTGGTACAGCACTTCGTCGAGCGCGCCTGCGCCGAGAACGAACGCTCGTTGATGGACGTGACCGACGCCGCCATGCAGAAGATCATCGAGCACTCGTGGAGAGGCAACGTTCGCGAGCTGGAGAACTGCCTCGAGCGATCGGTGATCCTGACCGAGAACGAGCGGCTCGATCGGGGAGACCTCCGACTCGACACCGAGGAGACGGGTCCCGGACGCGCGGCGCATCTGGACGATTCCCAGCTCACCCTGCGCGACATGGAGCGTGAGCTGATCCTGCGCCGGCTCGACCTGACCGGCGGCAATCGCACGCGTGCGGCCGAGATGCTCGGGATCAGCGTGCGCACCCTGCGCAACAAGATCAACCAGTACCGGGGCGAGGGTCTGGCGATCCCGGGCTGA